From Parasteatoda tepidariorum isolate YZ-2023 chromosome 1, CAS_Ptep_4.0, whole genome shotgun sequence, one genomic window encodes:
- the LOC107437074 gene encoding uncharacterized protein produces the protein MGRKGSILVPFLVEGLEGKKYGRYLSGNIDNIIQIILPRKTKNLSSDSMKILKDWNLKKGRKFKDQNDYTKAKQGMLAALRRSDYLERISSLKPKLCYKILDWNEVQEKKRKLKGKKRSASVDELESPSSVDSGFDNSVESPMTDQSHEMDEEYVSNHDILDYDSGNESQFCDEVASSPGQSISATNECSNNRNILDAIRHDHDAYFSNAVQNQDAAILSVDQVSSDLDKLALNQIEPLELTDSQYEELRDQVSFDELTFSDIHFMKEDDVAQVYSIRVLKLNSEHSLGETSFLVCEPVGTEIHLNKSVYESIPLDCETSQRLQPYEVLEVRQDEDIILFLFSDLDMIVLSTDVSERLKLSQISEVKRLDKHVLFFLNPQKCVGSN, from the exons atggGAAGGAAAGGATCCATTTTGGTACCATTTTTAGTTGAAGGTTTGGAGGGTAAAAAATATGGTCGTTATCTATCTGGAAACATAGATAATATCATACAAATAATATTACCTCGAAAGACGAAGAATCTATCTAGTGATAGCATGAAGATCTTAAAg GATTGGAATTTGAAGAAaggtagaaaatttaaagatcaAAATGACTATACTAAAGCTAAACAAGGAATGTTGGCTGCTCTTCGGCGATCAGATTATTTAGAGAGGATTTCAAGTTTAAAGCcgaaattatgttataaaattttggattGGAATGAAGTCcaag aaAAGAAGCGgaaattaaaaggaaagaaaagatcAGCATCAGTAGATGAACTAGAATCTCCATCATCAGTAGATTCTGGATTCGATAACTCTGTCGAATCTCCTATGACTGACCAGTCTCACGAAATGGATGAGGAATATGTTTCGAATCATGATATTTTGGATTATGATAGTGGTAATGAGTCACAATTTTGTGATGAGGTAGCATCTTCACCTGGTCAGAGCATTTCTGCCACTAATGAATGTTCTAACAATCGAAATATCTTGGATGCTATCAGGCATGATCATGATGCCTATTTTTCTAATGCTGTTCAGAATCAAGATGCAGCCATTCTTTCTGTTGATCAAGTTTCATCAGATTTAG ATAAACTAGCTCTCAATCAGATTGAACCTTTGGAGTTAACAGATTCGCAATATGAAGAGTTACGCGACCAAGTTTCATTTGATGAATTGACATTTAGTGATATACATTTTATGAAGGAAGATGATG ttgcACAAGTGTACTCTATCAGAGTACTCAAACTGAATTCTGAACATTCTCTGGGGGAGACATCCTTTTTAGTTTGTGAACCAGTG ggCACAGAGATTCATCTTAACAAATCTG tttatgaaTCTATACCCTTGGATTGTGAAACATCCCAGAGACTTCAGCCATATGAAGTTCTTGAAGTGAGACAAGATGAAgacattatattgtttttattttcagaccTTGATATGATTGTTTTGAGTACTGATGTTTCTGAGAGACTAAAGTTGTCTCAAATTTCTGAGGTGAAAAGATTGGACAAGCATGTCCTATTTTTTCTGAATCCTCAAAAGTGTGTTGGaagcaattaa